A single genomic interval of Alteromonas sp. BL110 harbors:
- the cmk gene encoding (d)CMP kinase, with product MHSTPVVTVDGPSGAGKGTLSSLLAKKLGWHFLDSGAIYRVLAVAALHHDLPCDDEECVVPLATGLDVSFETNGDTTRIILEGEDVTDDIRTEEVGAVASRVAALPRVREALLRRQRAFQQDPGLVADGRDMGTVVFPDAPVKIFLTASAEARAERRYSQLKAKGMDVNIARLLTDIKARDERDTQRAVAPLVPAQDAVIIDSTDLDIDQVFEKAMDIISSRL from the coding sequence ATGCATTCCACACCCGTAGTCACGGTTGACGGTCCTAGTGGTGCTGGTAAAGGTACATTAAGTAGCTTGCTGGCAAAAAAATTAGGGTGGCACTTTCTAGATAGCGGCGCAATTTACCGCGTATTAGCAGTTGCTGCTCTTCACCACGACCTTCCGTGTGATGATGAAGAATGTGTTGTTCCTCTAGCAACCGGTCTTGATGTTAGTTTCGAGACGAATGGCGATACTACTCGCATTATCTTAGAAGGCGAAGACGTTACTGACGATATTCGTACTGAAGAAGTTGGTGCTGTGGCATCGAGAGTTGCAGCTTTACCCCGCGTTCGCGAAGCACTACTTCGCAGACAGCGCGCGTTTCAGCAAGATCCAGGTCTTGTTGCTGATGGTCGCGACATGGGAACTGTGGTATTTCCAGATGCGCCTGTAAAGATTTTTCTTACAGCAAGCGCAGAAGCCCGCGCTGAGCGGCGCTATAGCCAGTTGAAAGCAAAGGGTATGGATGTTAATATTGCGCGCCTTTTAACCGATATCAAGGCAAGAGACGAGCGTGATACACAACGCGCGGTGGCGCCTTTGGTACCGGCACAAGATGCTGTAATTATAGATTCAACGGACTTGGATATTGACCAAGTCTTTGAAAAAGCGATGGATATTATTTCCTCACGCCTTTAA
- the rpsA gene encoding 30S ribosomal protein S1, translated as MTENFAQLFEESLQELETRPGSIVKGTVVSIDKDIVLVDAGLKSESAIPADQFKNAEGELEIAIGDQVDVALDAVEDGFGETILSREKAKRHEAWVELEKAYEDKATIKGVINGKVKGGFTVEVNSVRAFLPGSLVDVRPVRDTTHLEGKELEFKVIKLDAKRNNVVVSRRAVIEAESSAERETLLANLEEGHEIKGIVKNLTDYGAFVDLGGVDGLLHITDMAWKRVKHPSEIVNVGDEINVKVLKFDKEKQRVSLGMKQMGNDPWQEIASRYPEGTKINGQVTNLTDYGCFVEIEDGVEGLVHVSEMDWTNKNIHPSKVVNLGDTVDVMVLEIDEERRRISLGLKQCIANPWETFAESHEKGDKVSGKIKSITDFGIFIGLDGGIDGLVHLSDISWNKSGEDAVRDYKKGDEISAVVLQVDPERERISLGVKQIEEDPFNKYLTDNKKGAIVTGTVTAVDAKGVTVNLAEEVDGYIRVADLAVERVEDATEVASVGDSIEAKFMGVDRKNRTVNLSVKAKDQADEKEAIDKVNQQEDVGFANAMAEAFKAAKGE; from the coding sequence ATGACTGAAAATTTTGCACAACTTTTTGAAGAAAGCTTACAAGAACTAGAAACACGTCCAGGTTCAATTGTAAAAGGTACTGTTGTTTCTATCGACAAAGACATCGTTCTTGTTGATGCAGGCTTGAAATCAGAAAGTGCTATCCCAGCTGACCAATTTAAAAACGCTGAAGGCGAACTAGAAATCGCTATCGGTGACCAAGTAGACGTTGCACTAGATGCAGTTGAAGATGGTTTCGGTGAAACTATCCTTTCTCGCGAAAAAGCGAAGCGTCACGAAGCTTGGGTTGAGCTGGAAAAAGCTTACGAAGATAAAGCTACAATTAAAGGCGTTATCAACGGTAAAGTTAAAGGCGGTTTCACTGTTGAAGTTAACAGTGTACGCGCGTTCCTTCCTGGTTCTCTTGTTGACGTACGTCCAGTACGTGACACTACTCACCTTGAAGGCAAAGAGCTTGAGTTTAAAGTAATCAAGCTAGACGCTAAGCGTAACAACGTTGTTGTTTCTCGTCGTGCAGTTATCGAAGCAGAAAGCAGCGCAGAGCGTGAAACGCTTCTTGCTAACCTTGAAGAAGGTCATGAAATTAAGGGTATCGTTAAGAACCTTACCGATTACGGTGCGTTCGTTGACCTTGGTGGCGTAGACGGTCTTCTACACATCACTGATATGGCTTGGAAGCGCGTTAAGCACCCAAGTGAAATCGTGAATGTTGGTGACGAAATCAACGTTAAAGTACTTAAGTTCGACAAAGAGAAGCAGCGCGTTTCTCTTGGTATGAAGCAAATGGGCAACGATCCATGGCAAGAAATTGCGTCTCGTTACCCAGAAGGTACTAAGATCAACGGTCAGGTTACTAACCTTACTGACTACGGCTGCTTCGTTGAAATCGAAGACGGCGTTGAAGGTCTTGTACACGTTTCTGAAATGGACTGGACTAACAAGAACATCCACCCATCTAAAGTTGTTAACCTAGGTGACACTGTAGATGTAATGGTTCTTGAAATTGACGAAGAGCGTCGTCGTATTTCTCTAGGTCTTAAGCAGTGCATTGCTAATCCTTGGGAAACATTTGCTGAGTCACACGAAAAAGGTGACAAAGTATCTGGTAAGATCAAGTCAATCACTGACTTCGGTATCTTCATCGGTCTTGACGGCGGCATCGACGGTCTAGTTCACCTTTCTGACATCAGCTGGAACAAGTCTGGTGAAGACGCGGTTCGCGACTACAAGAAAGGCGACGAAATCTCTGCAGTTGTACTACAAGTCGACCCAGAGCGTGAGCGCATCTCTCTTGGCGTTAAGCAAATCGAAGAAGATCCTTTCAACAAGTATCTGACAGATAACAAGAAAGGTGCTATCGTTACTGGTACAGTAACAGCAGTTGATGCGAAAGGCGTTACTGTAAACCTAGCTGAAGAAGTTGACGGCTACATCCGCGTTGCAGACCTTGCTGTAGAGCGTGTTGAAGACGCAACTGAAGTAGCAAGCGTTGGTGATAGCATCGAAGCGAAGTTCATGGGCGTTGACCGTAAGAACCGCACTGTTAACCTATCTGTTAAAGCGAAAGATCAGGCTGACGAAAAAGAAGCTATCGATAAAGTTAACCAGCAAGAAGATGTTGGTTTCGCTAACGCGATGGCAGAAGCATTTAAAGCTGCTAAAGGCGAATAA
- the ihfB gene encoding integration host factor subunit beta: protein MTKSELIERLADQARHIPAKELELAIKELLEQMAQTLQKGERIEIRGFGSFSLHYRAPRVGRNPKTGETVKLDGKYVPHFKPGKELRERVDASIA, encoded by the coding sequence ATGACCAAGTCTGAATTAATTGAACGGCTCGCGGATCAAGCGCGTCATATTCCGGCGAAAGAACTCGAACTGGCTATAAAAGAACTTCTAGAGCAAATGGCGCAAACTCTTCAAAAGGGTGAGCGTATTGAAATTAGAGGTTTTGGTAGTTTTTCTCTTCACTACCGCGCCCCACGCGTTGGTAGAAATCCTAAAACGGGTGAAACAGTGAAACTAGACGGTAAATATGTACCGCACTTTAAGCCTGGTAAAGAGCTTCGCGAAAGGGTAGACGCCTCAATCGCATAG
- a CDS encoding PilZ domain-containing protein — MSAGDEQAIIKQYQPLIRALIPYEQQNRLLEGINKFSKRLPSSVRKVVKEEVVRLTSLTDAPADNSAFAQFPVMKFKHFGVQMRLDKVGAQILKNETSLYQDRYTVGVFESVMNSDFYQNQIKKEQFKKIVDAFNVESQSFTDIDFGDDIAIRPNFTLSSPEFEKGRHCSISSMSHRGIALETKRPPNASTGDIITFTIPEVKGLTKEPTEITLELESVKYNKHLGKYETTFNFKDDIDKSFLATLKRYVAVTSYKQPLQRDLEIERAMQELERDRILENSPWLPVFLAPEKQSLKPMIALFTKANVEHNDADKLLTSLQDKPIFSTLVDELRKYNEAYVFHGNIKTKSGNVQITATHRQLLALKQLNALVYLLAKSGDFICTHCRLDSVTREDKQKSFAIHDIASKEFEQLGQISHVLYCKDVSAYLTNLTLSAKCDFKPLSKTLKASGDNWRIDYVMEEDLDRRSETRYVIDKPASIKVGLLTSLDARVADLSASGMKLAVAPHSDLQKEIRVSVPELKIKGEKYKVVHYQAETGVVRLCLVEDTRKAKVSSNVDHMVEENTAYFKLRDIARIQRLTHRYIWELAVRHMPSLSVLCVMNRFTLDRLKTVYQSDASDDLYPFSRTQNIIPLHGFFADKGQAKPKSQILEAMFKETSEQALVVHCVRKSDSRLVYIKERDFLFSKLRTQIKTQLDDEKIQLSATDVTAVRCHGAITPLTKKRLAQLSKLDKAMYDKLETMQAGYTHCIFITNMSALHHDLVVENLIAKPQRRDLEGEGAA, encoded by the coding sequence ATGTCAGCCGGCGATGAACAAGCAATAATAAAACAGTACCAGCCGCTCATTCGCGCGTTAATCCCATACGAACAACAAAATAGATTGTTGGAGGGAATTAACAAGTTTTCGAAGCGCTTGCCTAGTAGTGTCCGAAAGGTCGTGAAAGAAGAGGTGGTACGATTAACATCACTGACTGATGCACCCGCCGACAATTCTGCTTTTGCCCAGTTTCCTGTCATGAAATTTAAGCACTTCGGTGTGCAAATGCGCCTTGATAAGGTTGGGGCGCAAATCCTTAAAAACGAAACGTCACTCTATCAAGACAGATATACCGTAGGTGTGTTTGAGTCGGTAATGAACTCAGACTTCTACCAAAACCAGATAAAAAAAGAACAGTTTAAAAAAATCGTTGACGCGTTCAACGTTGAGAGTCAGTCATTTACCGATATCGACTTTGGCGATGACATTGCCATTCGCCCAAACTTTACGTTGTCTTCACCTGAGTTTGAGAAAGGGCGACATTGCTCCATAAGCTCTATGTCGCATCGAGGTATTGCACTGGAGACAAAAAGGCCTCCCAATGCTTCTACCGGCGATATTATTACCTTTACTATTCCTGAAGTAAAAGGCCTGACCAAAGAGCCCACTGAAATTACGCTCGAATTAGAGTCTGTAAAATACAACAAGCATTTGGGAAAATACGAAACGACCTTTAACTTTAAAGACGATATCGATAAAAGCTTTCTCGCAACACTAAAACGCTATGTGGCCGTAACTTCATACAAGCAACCACTACAACGCGATTTAGAAATAGAGCGCGCCATGCAAGAACTTGAGCGCGACCGTATTTTAGAAAATAGCCCGTGGCTCCCTGTTTTTCTTGCACCTGAAAAGCAATCGCTCAAACCTATGATAGCCCTTTTTACTAAGGCGAATGTTGAGCACAACGATGCGGACAAACTACTGACAAGTTTGCAAGATAAGCCTATTTTCTCCACCTTAGTTGATGAGTTGCGAAAGTACAATGAAGCCTATGTATTCCATGGCAATATTAAAACCAAAAGTGGTAACGTACAGATAACCGCTACACACAGGCAACTACTAGCGCTTAAGCAACTTAACGCGCTTGTATATTTACTTGCTAAAAGTGGCGACTTTATATGTACCCACTGTCGCCTCGATAGTGTGACTCGTGAAGATAAACAAAAATCCTTTGCTATTCACGATATTGCGAGCAAAGAGTTTGAGCAGCTTGGCCAGATTTCTCATGTTTTATACTGCAAAGATGTATCAGCCTACCTTACAAACTTAACGCTTTCTGCTAAATGCGATTTCAAGCCTTTGTCGAAAACGTTGAAAGCTAGCGGTGACAACTGGCGCATAGATTATGTCATGGAAGAAGATTTAGATAGACGGAGTGAAACCCGCTACGTTATCGATAAACCAGCTTCCATTAAAGTAGGCTTGCTTACCTCTCTTGACGCTCGGGTCGCCGATTTAAGCGCTAGTGGTATGAAATTGGCAGTTGCACCGCACAGCGATCTGCAAAAAGAGATACGAGTTTCTGTGCCGGAACTGAAAATTAAGGGCGAAAAATATAAGGTTGTGCATTACCAAGCTGAAACTGGCGTGGTCAGGCTGTGCCTCGTGGAAGACACACGTAAAGCAAAAGTGAGCTCTAACGTCGATCACATGGTTGAAGAAAATACGGCTTATTTTAAACTGAGAGATATTGCTCGTATCCAGCGCTTAACACATCGTTACATTTGGGAACTTGCCGTAAGGCATATGCCTTCGTTATCGGTACTTTGCGTAATGAATAGGTTTACACTCGACCGGCTAAAAACTGTTTATCAAAGCGATGCATCTGACGATCTTTATCCGTTTTCACGTACACAAAATATTATACCACTCCACGGTTTCTTTGCAGATAAAGGTCAGGCAAAGCCTAAGTCCCAAATATTAGAAGCCATGTTTAAAGAAACCTCTGAACAAGCATTAGTGGTTCATTGTGTGAGAAAGAGCGACAGCCGTTTAGTGTACATCAAAGAACGAGACTTCTTGTTCTCTAAACTTCGCACGCAAATCAAAACTCAGTTGGATGATGAAAAAATTCAGTTAAGTGCTACTGACGTTACCGCAGTACGTTGTCACGGCGCTATTACGCCGTTAACCAAAAAGCGACTAGCACAGCTTTCTAAGCTAGACAAAGCCATGTATGACAAGCTTGAAACCATGCAGGCAGGCTACACACACTGTATTTTTATTACAAATATGTCCGCGCTTCACCACGACCTTGTGGTAGAAAACCTCATAGCAAAACCTCAGCGCCGCGATCTCGAGGGTGAGGGCGCGGCTTAA
- a CDS encoding LapA family protein codes for MLKGILTFLIILVLLAIAFVIGSQNEAQVTVNYLIAQANVRLSTLIAITLSIGVGIGILIMLMSWLKLRVQLMSANSKIQSLEQDH; via the coding sequence GTGTTGAAAGGGATCCTAACGTTTCTCATCATTTTGGTGCTTCTTGCCATCGCGTTTGTTATTGGCTCTCAAAACGAAGCGCAAGTAACAGTTAATTATTTAATTGCTCAGGCGAATGTGCGTTTATCAACATTAATAGCGATAACGCTGTCGATAGGCGTGGGTATAGGTATATTAATAATGCTTATGAGCTGGCTTAAATTACGGGTTCAGTTAATGTCTGCTAATTCTAAAATACAGAGTTTGGAACAAGACCACTAA
- the lapB gene encoding lipopolysaccharide assembly protein LapB has product MLELLFLLLPVAAGYGWIMGRNSVRQAQRKQSSILSKHYYKGLNFLLSDQPDKAVDTLIKMINVNSDTVETHIAMGSFFRHRGEIDRAIKVHQNLVSRDELQPAQRENALRELGHDYTQAGFLERAENAFLQLLNSDKHYLVAQQQLFSIYQTTKEWERAIELAERMVQCHGDNDELCERLAHFYCEQASVELKNDSQGAALTLLQKAVNADEHAVRPWLMLGDIALNQKRFTDANAYFTQVAERDINWFSEAVPSLEKIAEETDDWESFQKNLEAHWQECATSYLAMVDVLMKRGETAQAAEYLLEQLRKRPTMRGFKTLMGLYIDQLSDKTTADSLRLLKELVEKQMLQRPKYRCGSCGFSGRKLYWLCPSCKKWGVVKPIKGLDGE; this is encoded by the coding sequence ATGCTCGAACTGCTGTTTCTCCTTTTACCTGTTGCGGCAGGGTATGGTTGGATAATGGGGCGCAATAGTGTCCGTCAAGCGCAGCGAAAACAGTCAAGTATCCTATCTAAGCATTACTATAAAGGCCTTAACTTCCTTCTTTCAGACCAGCCAGATAAGGCCGTTGATACGTTAATCAAAATGATAAACGTGAATAGCGATACGGTTGAGACTCATATAGCAATGGGCAGCTTTTTCCGTCATCGTGGGGAAATAGATCGCGCTATTAAAGTTCACCAAAACTTGGTGAGTCGTGATGAGCTTCAGCCCGCCCAACGTGAAAACGCGTTGAGAGAGCTTGGCCACGACTATACGCAAGCCGGCTTTTTAGAGCGTGCGGAAAATGCCTTTCTTCAACTGCTTAACAGCGATAAACACTACCTTGTAGCTCAACAGCAACTTTTCAGTATCTACCAAACCACGAAAGAGTGGGAAAGAGCGATAGAATTGGCCGAGCGTATGGTGCAGTGTCATGGTGATAACGATGAACTGTGCGAACGCTTAGCTCATTTTTATTGTGAACAGGCATCAGTTGAGTTGAAAAACGATAGCCAAGGGGCGGCATTGACCTTATTACAAAAAGCGGTAAACGCCGACGAACATGCGGTTAGGCCGTGGCTTATGTTAGGTGATATAGCGCTTAATCAAAAACGCTTTACTGATGCAAATGCCTATTTTACTCAAGTTGCAGAGCGCGATATTAATTGGTTCAGCGAAGCCGTACCGAGCCTCGAAAAAATCGCGGAAGAAACCGATGACTGGGAAAGTTTTCAGAAAAACTTAGAAGCGCATTGGCAAGAGTGTGCCACCTCTTACCTGGCTATGGTTGATGTTTTAATGAAGCGCGGTGAAACAGCGCAAGCCGCAGAATATCTGTTAGAACAGCTTCGTAAACGCCCGACCATGCGCGGTTTTAAAACCCTTATGGGGCTTTATATTGACCAGCTTTCAGATAAAACCACGGCTGATAGCTTGCGCTTACTTAAAGAGTTAGTGGAAAAGCAAATGTTGCAACGCCCTAAATATCGCTGCGGCAGTTGTGGCTTTTCCGGTCGAAAATTATATTGGTTATGTCCTAGTTGTAAAAAGTGGGGCGTAGTAAAACCTATCAAAGGGCTAGACGGAGAATAA
- the pyrF gene encoding orotidine-5'-phosphate decarboxylase — MHDPRVIVALDYDNKDTALAFVDKLDSSLCKLKVGKEMFTLFGPEFVKALIAKGFDVFLDLKFHDIPNTVAKACKAAAELGVWMVNVHASGGLPMMQAAKEAIATSSNPQTKLIAVTVLTSMDEAQLAEVVSGVTPEQQVLRLAALTEKAGLDGIVCSAQEASALRKKHSDDFLLVTPGIRPVGADAGDQKRVMTPPDAMKAGVSYLVMGRPITKADDPIAVLKAVNTSING, encoded by the coding sequence ATGCATGACCCACGCGTTATTGTTGCCTTAGACTATGACAATAAAGACACTGCATTGGCGTTTGTTGACAAATTAGATTCAAGCTTGTGCAAGCTAAAAGTGGGCAAGGAGATGTTCACCTTATTTGGGCCGGAATTTGTAAAAGCGCTAATAGCTAAAGGCTTTGACGTTTTCTTGGATCTCAAATTCCACGATATCCCTAATACCGTCGCCAAGGCGTGTAAAGCAGCGGCGGAATTGGGTGTATGGATGGTAAATGTACATGCATCGGGTGGCCTACCTATGATGCAAGCGGCTAAAGAAGCCATTGCTACAAGCAGTAATCCTCAAACTAAGCTTATTGCGGTTACTGTTCTTACCAGTATGGATGAAGCGCAGCTTGCAGAAGTGGTAAGCGGTGTAACACCTGAACAACAAGTATTGCGTTTAGCAGCGCTGACAGAAAAAGCAGGGTTGGACGGCATCGTCTGTTCAGCGCAAGAAGCCAGTGCGTTGCGCAAAAAACACAGCGATGACTTTCTATTAGTTACGCCAGGTATTCGCCCAGTAGGCGCTGACGCCGGCGATCAAAAACGTGTAATGACTCCACCTGATGCAATGAAAGCGGGCGTGAGTTATTTGGTAATGGGACGGCCTATTACCAAAGCAGATGACCCGATTGCTGTATTAAAAGCTGTAAACACTTCTATAAACGGTTAG